In a genomic window of Gloeocapsopsis dulcis:
- the lspA gene encoding signal peptidase II: MRVKNRLFWIIAVISLVVDQLTKFWVVQNFYLSETQPIINGVFHLTYVTNTGAAFSLLSGKVEWLRWLSLAVSLGLMALAWFGGAMLTLEQLGYGLILGGALGNGIDRFVAGSVVDFLDFRLIQFPIFNFADISINLGIICLLIATFAQPKNTTRTR, encoded by the coding sequence ATGCGTGTAAAAAATCGTCTTTTTTGGATTATTGCTGTAATTAGTCTAGTTGTAGATCAATTAACTAAGTTTTGGGTAGTACAAAATTTTTATTTATCAGAGACACAACCCATAATTAATGGGGTATTTCATCTTACCTATGTAACAAATACTGGCGCAGCTTTTAGTTTATTAAGTGGTAAGGTTGAGTGGCTACGCTGGCTTTCTTTGGCTGTAAGTTTAGGATTGATGGCATTAGCCTGGTTTGGAGGAGCTATGCTGACTCTTGAACAACTAGGCTATGGATTAATTTTAGGAGGTGCGCTGGGCAACGGTATTGATCGTTTTGTTGCTGGAAGCGTTGTTGACTTCTTAGATTTCCGTCTTATTCAGTTTCCGATTTTTAACTTTGCTGATATATCGATTAATCTTGGCATTATTTGTTTACTCATTGCCACGTTTGCCCAACCAAAAAACACGACTCGTACCCGATAA
- the hmpF gene encoding pilus motility taxis protein HmpF, whose product MLYLAEVQKQKSGFMGAGKVEIKLLAFQRSDQSWNPVPGEEVIPVEEASNFATGALVLADINANRQVQRLQEAGRPLVNILQNFSRLLERFKRQEEEIEQWKQSLTYQSQEMNRRNMEMEARLEQLQQMEAEFKQLEASHQKLKTRQEEAEILRQKIESSRHSLAKAWEELEREKHRLAKLQYSGLNEFQIDQIQQLIEQLSNSVLPKSLQEKIAILLDNITNEQNLLSQHWQQVEQQQTSAGQQQQEFENIAQAWQETFAEWQQIQQQLEQTSSELKAQTVVFNYKQEYTQLLKLQLQKHSQLQQAISQMSESSIQLDVSNQVNATELEKMPLEQLQQLVHDLQEDLTKNSQFVNDQEEELKFQKQTVEELQAKLNDAESSERVQIETELAEEYDRYQMLNETLVGQRQNLRVRRAVLQQHLHILWRQQGVNYFMATDEPSVDLKPVLAQLEVHKEQKVEELQKLEQELAQLQSSIEHLQSLVDTQTQLRNSKQQEWQNLEQNLHSLQASVAEAWGRVNLSQEILQPIQENWNSLQQPLEEIAATLNNSDEHQTIAHLRQALQSLVP is encoded by the coding sequence GTGCTGTATTTAGCAGAAGTTCAAAAGCAAAAAAGTGGGTTTATGGGTGCTGGAAAGGTTGAAATTAAATTACTAGCCTTTCAGCGAAGCGATCAAAGTTGGAATCCTGTGCCAGGAGAAGAAGTTATTCCTGTTGAAGAAGCTAGTAATTTTGCTACAGGAGCATTAGTGTTGGCTGATATAAATGCAAATCGACAAGTGCAACGCCTTCAAGAAGCAGGACGTCCCTTAGTTAATATTTTGCAAAATTTCTCTCGCTTACTCGAAAGATTTAAGCGTCAGGAGGAAGAGATTGAGCAATGGAAGCAATCTTTGACTTATCAAAGTCAGGAAATGAACCGTCGCAACATGGAAATGGAAGCACGTTTGGAACAACTGCAGCAAATGGAGGCAGAGTTTAAGCAATTAGAAGCAAGTCACCAGAAACTAAAAACTAGGCAAGAAGAAGCAGAAATATTGCGCCAGAAAATTGAATCTAGCCGCCACAGCTTAGCTAAAGCCTGGGAGGAGTTAGAAAGGGAAAAGCACCGCTTGGCAAAATTACAGTATTCAGGATTAAATGAATTTCAAATAGATCAAATTCAGCAATTGATAGAACAGTTGTCTAATAGTGTTTTACCTAAATCATTACAAGAAAAAATTGCTATTTTATTAGATAATATTACGAATGAACAAAACTTATTGAGTCAGCATTGGCAGCAAGTAGAACAGCAGCAAACTTCTGCAGGTCAACAGCAACAAGAATTTGAAAACATAGCCCAAGCATGGCAAGAAACTTTTGCAGAATGGCAACAAATTCAACAACAATTAGAGCAGACAAGCTCTGAGTTAAAAGCACAAACTGTGGTTTTTAATTACAAGCAAGAATACACTCAATTGTTGAAGCTACAGTTACAAAAACATAGTCAATTACAGCAAGCAATATCTCAAATGTCTGAAAGTAGTATTCAGCTTGATGTTAGCAATCAAGTAAATGCAACTGAGTTAGAAAAAATGCCATTAGAGCAATTGCAACAGCTTGTACATGATTTGCAAGAAGACTTAACTAAGAATTCTCAGTTTGTGAACGATCAAGAGGAAGAACTAAAATTTCAAAAGCAAACTGTAGAAGAATTGCAAGCAAAACTGAATGATGCTGAATCTTCAGAAAGAGTACAAATAGAAACAGAATTAGCTGAAGAATACGATCGCTATCAAATGCTGAACGAAACTTTAGTTGGACAACGCCAAAATCTCCGAGTACGTAGGGCAGTTTTGCAGCAGCATCTACACATTTTATGGCGTCAGCAAGGTGTCAATTATTTTATGGCGACTGATGAACCAAGCGTAGATTTAAAGCCTGTACTAGCACAACTTGAGGTACATAAGGAACAAAAAGTTGAGGAACTACAAAAACTAGAACAAGAGCTTGCACAGTTACAATCGAGTATTGAACATCTACAAAGCTTAGTTGATACTCAAACTCAGCTCCGAAATTCAAAACAGCAAGAATGGCAAAATTTAGAGCAGAATCTACATTCCTTACAAGCATCTGTAGCAGAAGCTTGGGGAAGAGTGAATTTGTCACAAGAAATATTACAACCAATACAAGAAAATTGGAACTCGCTGCAGCAACCATTAGAAGAGATCGCTGCTACTCTTAATAACAGTGATGAGCATCAGACAATTGCACACCTTCGTCAAGCCTTACAAAGTCTCGTGCCTTAA
- the pstC gene encoding phosphate ABC transporter permease subunit PstC — MSAVTGEQPRQKWRGLERRNDVVNTLDRIFFWLVVLGAVAVGAVLLWIGVQIAISAWPAIQTFGLQFLVSTTWDPVQNIYGALPQIYGTIVTSIIALVIAIPVGVGVAVFLSEDFIPNSIRTPIALAIELIAAIPSVVIGLWGIFVFIPFIRPFYTFLYENFGWIPLFSTVPRGNSLLTLGIVLAVMISPTIIAISRGSLIALPRDLRQGALALGATRWETILRVLIPAAFSGIVGSIMLALGRAMGETMAAAMLVGNANQITTSLLAPGATIASIIAAQFGEAGRDQVAALLYSGLILMILTLIVNILAEIIIQKFQNVE; from the coding sequence ATGAGTGCGGTAACTGGAGAACAACCACGGCAAAAATGGCGAGGACTAGAAAGGCGAAATGATGTAGTAAACACCCTTGATCGAATTTTTTTCTGGTTGGTAGTGTTAGGGGCAGTGGCAGTAGGTGCAGTTCTTTTATGGATTGGCGTACAGATTGCTATTAGTGCTTGGCCCGCAATTCAGACTTTCGGTCTACAATTTTTAGTATCAACAACTTGGGACCCCGTCCAAAATATCTACGGTGCGCTGCCACAGATTTATGGGACAATTGTTACATCTATAATCGCCCTTGTGATTGCGATTCCTGTAGGAGTTGGTGTCGCAGTTTTCTTGAGTGAAGATTTCATTCCTAACTCTATTCGGACTCCCATTGCCTTAGCAATTGAATTGATTGCTGCTATTCCGAGTGTGGTAATCGGGTTGTGGGGCATTTTTGTATTTATTCCGTTTATCCGCCCTTTCTATACCTTCCTGTACGAAAACTTTGGCTGGATTCCCTTGTTTAGCACAGTACCTAGGGGTAACAGTTTGCTAACGTTGGGTATTGTCTTGGCAGTGATGATTTCACCCACAATCATTGCAATTTCTCGTGGTAGCCTAATCGCATTACCCCGCGATCTCCGTCAAGGTGCGCTTGCTTTAGGTGCAACTCGCTGGGAAACAATCTTACGAGTTTTAATTCCGGCTGCTTTCTCTGGTATCGTTGGCTCGATTATGCTTGCCTTGGGTCGGGCAATGGGTGAAACAATGGCAGCAGCAATGCTTGTCGGTAACGCAAACCAAATTACTACATCACTACTGGCTCCAGGCGCTACTATCGCCTCCATTATTGCGGCTCAATTCGGAGAAGCGGGTCGTGACCAAGTTGCGGCTTTACTATACTCTGGCTTAATTTTAATGATTTTGACGCTGATTGTGAATATATTGGCGGAAATCATTATTCAAAAATTCCAGAATGTGGAGTAA
- the pstS gene encoding phosphate ABC transporter substrate-binding protein PstS codes for MPLQISKSKAFIAPLATLALGLAACGQQTTTPGTGTSPAAQQGPSANISGAGATFPAPLYQRWFTEYNRNVNQGVQVSYQSVGSGAGLEQYINGTVDFGASDAPIQGDRLASFKQKYNADPIQVPMAAGAVPLAYNLPEIEGQELRLPREAYCGIVTGQVTRWNDPSIAQANPDLNLPDRAITFAHRSDGSGTTFIFVNHVDTACPNWQAGVGTSVNWPTGVGAQGNEGVAAQIQQNEGTIGYIEYAYAKLNEIPTALLENASGEFVGPTPESASAVFDGEEIPEDFALLVPDSDNPAAFPIAGLTWILVYPTYEDANKWQAMRNVFEWSLTEGRPITEELGYIPMPDSIVQRIRQVFDERVQAG; via the coding sequence ATGCCGTTACAAATTTCTAAGTCAAAAGCCTTTATTGCACCTTTAGCTACTTTAGCTTTAGGTCTAGCTGCCTGTGGACAACAAACCACCACTCCTGGTACAGGTACAAGTCCTGCAGCACAACAAGGTCCTAGTGCCAACATTAGTGGTGCTGGAGCTACTTTTCCTGCGCCTTTGTATCAGCGATGGTTCACAGAATATAACAGAAATGTCAATCAAGGCGTACAAGTCAGTTATCAATCCGTTGGAAGTGGTGCTGGTCTAGAACAGTACATTAACGGAACTGTAGATTTTGGTGCAAGTGATGCACCAATTCAAGGCGATCGCCTTGCGTCTTTCAAGCAAAAGTATAATGCCGATCCGATTCAAGTACCTATGGCTGCAGGTGCTGTACCCTTGGCATACAACTTGCCAGAAATTGAAGGACAAGAATTGCGACTTCCCCGTGAAGCTTACTGTGGCATCGTTACAGGTCAAGTAACTCGGTGGAACGATCCTTCAATTGCTCAAGCTAACCCCGACTTAAACTTACCAGATAGAGCAATTACCTTCGCTCATCGTTCAGATGGTAGTGGTACTACGTTCATTTTTGTCAATCACGTTGATACAGCGTGTCCAAACTGGCAAGCTGGAGTTGGGACTTCGGTTAACTGGCCTACAGGCGTTGGCGCTCAAGGTAATGAAGGTGTAGCTGCGCAAATCCAGCAAAATGAGGGTACAATCGGCTACATCGAGTACGCCTATGCCAAGCTGAATGAAATTCCTACTGCTTTGCTAGAAAATGCTTCAGGGGAATTTGTCGGACCAACACCTGAATCGGCTAGTGCTGTTTTTGATGGAGAAGAAATTCCAGAAGACTTTGCGTTACTTGTCCCAGATTCAGACAATCCAGCAGCATTCCCTATTGCTGGTTTGACTTGGATATTGGTGTATCCTACTTATGAAGATGCCAATAAGTGGCAAGCAATGCGGAATGTATTTGAGTGGTCGTTGACGGAAGGTAGACCCATTACAGAAGAGTTGGGTTATATTCCTATGCCCGACAGCATTGTACAGCGCATTCGTCAAGTCTTTGATGAAAGAGTTCAAGCTGGATAA
- the ccsB gene encoding c-type cytochrome biogenesis protein CcsB, whose translation MNLVLLQNWLDNASFAILFVTMLIYWIGAAFPRLSYLPALGTTGMAIANLCIATLLGARWLEAGYFPISNLYESLFFLTWGITAVHLIAENNTRSRLVGVVTTPVAMGITAFAALTLPNDMQSSAPLVPALKSNWLMMHVSVMMLSYAALMVGSLLAIAFLIVTRGQIILQGSSIGTGGYRNNGYVLHKAGEVTPIEKVSLDNNVAAFQSNGSSTAVIEAVSTVQTPNPVNAEPLSPQRLSLAETLDNISYRVIGLGFPLLTIGIIAGAVWANEAWGSYWSWDPKETWALITWLVFAAYLHARITRGWQGRRPAILAATGFIVVWVCYLGVNLLGKGLHSYGWFF comes from the coding sequence ATGAATCTCGTTTTACTACAAAATTGGTTAGATAATGCTTCCTTTGCAATTCTGTTTGTAACAATGTTGATCTATTGGATAGGAGCAGCATTTCCACGACTAAGCTATCTTCCAGCTTTAGGAACAACTGGGATGGCGATCGCTAACTTGTGTATTGCGACGTTACTAGGCGCAAGATGGTTAGAAGCGGGTTACTTCCCCATCAGTAATTTATACGAATCTTTATTTTTTCTCACATGGGGCATTACAGCAGTTCATTTGATTGCCGAAAATAATACTCGCAGTCGTTTAGTCGGTGTTGTAACAACGCCAGTAGCAATGGGAATTACTGCCTTTGCAGCACTTACACTACCAAACGATATGCAGTCATCTGCGCCTTTGGTACCAGCGCTCAAGTCTAATTGGTTAATGATGCATGTTAGTGTGATGATGCTTAGCTATGCAGCCTTAATGGTAGGCTCTCTCCTTGCTATAGCGTTTCTTATTGTCACTCGCGGTCAAATTATCCTTCAAGGTAGTTCGATTGGGACAGGTGGTTATCGCAACAATGGCTACGTTTTGCACAAAGCAGGCGAAGTCACGCCAATTGAGAAAGTTAGTTTAGATAACAATGTTGCAGCTTTTCAAAGTAATGGCAGCAGCACCGCAGTTATCGAGGCAGTGTCAACAGTTCAAACCCCAAATCCTGTCAATGCTGAACCCCTCTCACCTCAGCGTCTCAGTTTAGCAGAAACTCTTGATAATATTAGTTACCGCGTCATTGGTTTAGGATTTCCGCTGCTGACAATTGGCATCATTGCTGGTGCAGTTTGGGCTAACGAAGCTTGGGGTTCTTACTGGAGTTGGGACCCCAAAGAAACATGGGCGCTGATTACATGGCTAGTCTTCGCAGCTTATCTTCATGCACGGATTACTCGTGGTTGGCAAGGACGCCGCCCAGCAATTTTAGCTGCTACTGGCTTTATTGTCGTTTGGGTTTGCTATCTCGGTGTTAATCTCTTGGGTAAAGGTCTACATTCTTACGGTTGGTTTTTCTAG
- a CDS encoding biotin transporter BioY produces MHVKKIAAVPHRILWSLVGLLLTIGGTFIEAHFASAPWSWNQYGVQTTSLGVTYQIGAVLLVGCLGGKTAGALSQIAYVVLGLTWLPVFYQGGGMSYLSQPYFGYLLGFILGAWVCGFLAFQSSTKLESLAFSCLCGLLTIHLSGLVYLLLNYVVGSRLIQTTLLEAVLSYSVYPLPGHLVIACTVAVLSYCLRYVMLY; encoded by the coding sequence ATGCATGTGAAGAAAATAGCGGCTGTTCCCCATCGAATCTTATGGTCTTTAGTTGGGTTACTTCTAACTATTGGCGGTACTTTTATCGAAGCACATTTTGCGAGTGCACCTTGGAGTTGGAACCAATATGGCGTTCAGACAACTTCTCTAGGAGTAACGTATCAAATTGGAGCAGTACTGCTTGTAGGTTGTTTGGGAGGTAAAACGGCTGGAGCGCTTTCTCAAATTGCTTACGTAGTGCTTGGCTTAACTTGGCTACCAGTATTTTATCAAGGTGGCGGAATGAGTTACCTGAGCCAGCCTTATTTTGGCTACTTACTCGGCTTTATTCTAGGAGCCTGGGTATGTGGTTTTCTGGCTTTTCAAAGCTCAACTAAACTAGAATCACTTGCTTTTAGTTGTTTGTGTGGTTTACTGACTATTCATTTGTCTGGTTTGGTTTATCTTCTTTTAAACTATGTTGTCGGTTCAAGATTAATACAAACAACTCTTTTAGAAGCTGTATTAAGCTACTCTGTGTATCCGCTCCCAGGACATCTTGTTATTGCTTGTACAGTAGCGGTTTTATCTTATTGCCTGCGATACGTTATGCTGTACTAG
- the pstA gene encoding phosphate ABC transporter permease PstA — translation MATAEGKFSDSRRPQINLTRSARTPWRNSFDTFMTILTGAFTILILIPLVAIVWDVAREGIGQLGIQSFTELPPPPGLTEGGFGNAIIGTLITLGIGAAFSVPLGILAAVYLSEFGRGTKLAYVVKFATNVLAGVPAILAGLFAYTVVVLTTGTFSAFAGGVAISVVMVPIVLRATEEGLLLVPQEIRQAAVGIGATKFQTISRIVIPAALPSIATAVTLSLARAGGEAAPLLFTALNNNFWSTDVWAPIATLPVLIYFYAIIPFKAQQDLAWTAALVLLGIILTFSISSRLLTRQRFQ, via the coding sequence ATGGCAACCGCTGAAGGCAAATTTTCTGATAGCAGAAGACCACAAATTAATTTAACCCGCTCTGCGCGAACGCCTTGGCGGAATTCTTTCGATACTTTCATGACGATCTTGACTGGCGCTTTTACGATACTGATATTAATTCCTCTAGTTGCCATTGTTTGGGACGTAGCTAGAGAAGGTATCGGTCAGTTAGGCATACAATCTTTTACAGAGTTACCTCCACCACCAGGTTTGACTGAAGGTGGTTTTGGTAACGCGATTATTGGCACTCTTATTACTCTAGGAATTGGTGCCGCCTTTAGTGTACCGTTAGGAATTTTGGCTGCTGTCTATCTCTCCGAATTCGGGCGGGGTACTAAGCTAGCTTATGTGGTCAAGTTTGCAACAAACGTCTTAGCTGGAGTTCCAGCAATCTTGGCTGGTCTATTTGCTTATACTGTTGTAGTCTTGACAACTGGTACATTTTCTGCATTTGCCGGAGGTGTAGCAATCTCAGTTGTGATGGTACCGATTGTGCTACGTGCTACAGAAGAAGGATTATTACTTGTCCCGCAAGAAATACGGCAAGCTGCTGTTGGAATTGGAGCAACAAAGTTTCAAACTATCTCCCGCATTGTTATTCCAGCAGCTTTGCCCTCTATTGCTACCGCAGTCACATTATCTTTAGCGCGCGCAGGTGGAGAAGCAGCACCTTTACTATTCACAGCATTGAACAATAACTTTTGGTCAACAGATGTCTGGGCACCAATTGCAACATTACCAGTTCTCATCTATTTCTACGCTATTATTCCGTTCAAAGCACAGCAGGACCTTGCGTGGACAGCAGCTTTAGTCTTATTAGGAATAATCTTGACTTTCAGTATTTCTTCGCGCTTACTAACGCGGCAGAGATTCCAGTAG
- a CDS encoding DUF3352 domain-containing protein, whose amino-acid sequence MPKKNNRVLPAVIITSCLVGVGVVTYWVVTQQNRLAEIPVGANIVPQEALLTISVSTDENQWQQLRQFGTVQTQAELEKNFLQWRDRFLTAYGYNYQQDIQPWIGQEATIAFLPPETLNNTTTNPTLTNQNQALLMVLPIADQVAAQQVWETSKPQTQKWISRDYKGTQIQETQGTTGTNYSAAVLDQRFVVVSDNPQVTEKAIDTYHNGLSLAKIPGYTTAISKIAQPNRFAQVYLNVPIAARVAQTNPAQSAIPQGLARLKENQGLASSITIEPEGLSFRSISWLNPNSQRVHRVENSAGQMQQRLPSETFMMLSGGNLQQLWQDYVISSQSNPLTPFPPENLRAGFKSLTGLDLDRDLLSWMNSEFSLAIVPASTQAQQDFMLSLVLMIETSDRTAANKSFQQLEQVLQSRYQFKTQETQLANNTVTNWIAPFGTLTATRGWLDNNVAFITLGAPIVERLLPQPTKNLASTTQFQNTVPRLNPNNSQFFLDVNPTVKALPLPQLLPGQNILLEVTRSIGGTAAVSDERSIRYDIFVSLEKVE is encoded by the coding sequence ATGCCAAAAAAAAACAATCGCGTTTTACCCGCTGTTATTATTACTAGCTGCTTAGTTGGCGTCGGCGTAGTGACTTATTGGGTAGTCACTCAACAAAATAGACTAGCAGAGATACCCGTAGGAGCAAACATTGTCCCGCAAGAGGCGTTACTAACAATATCTGTATCTACAGATGAAAATCAGTGGCAACAATTGCGTCAATTTGGCACAGTGCAAACGCAAGCCGAACTAGAAAAGAATTTTCTGCAGTGGCGCGATCGCTTTCTAACTGCCTACGGCTACAATTACCAGCAAGACATTCAACCCTGGATTGGTCAAGAAGCAACAATTGCTTTTTTGCCACCTGAAACTCTCAACAATACTACAACTAACCCCACACTAACAAATCAAAACCAAGCACTGCTGATGGTGCTACCAATTGCCGATCAAGTAGCGGCACAGCAAGTCTGGGAAACATCAAAACCCCAAACTCAAAAGTGGATCTCGCGTGACTACAAAGGAACTCAAATTCAAGAAACGCAAGGTACAACAGGCACAAATTATTCAGCTGCCGTTCTCGATCAACGCTTTGTTGTTGTCAGCGATAATCCTCAAGTAACTGAAAAAGCAATTGATACTTATCACAATGGGTTATCTCTAGCAAAGATACCAGGCTATACAACAGCGATCAGTAAAATTGCTCAGCCAAATCGTTTTGCCCAAGTGTATCTCAATGTGCCAATTGCAGCGAGAGTCGCTCAAACTAATCCAGCGCAAAGTGCAATTCCCCAAGGTTTAGCCCGCCTCAAAGAAAATCAAGGACTAGCTAGTTCAATTACCATAGAACCGGAGGGATTGAGTTTTAGAAGCATTTCCTGGTTAAACCCAAATAGCCAGCGCGTGCATCGCGTAGAAAATAGCGCAGGTCAGATGCAACAACGTTTACCATCTGAAACTTTCATGATGCTCTCTGGTGGTAATTTACAACAACTGTGGCAAGACTATGTCATATCATCACAGTCAAATCCCTTAACGCCATTTCCACCAGAAAATTTACGTGCAGGCTTCAAATCATTGACAGGTTTAGATTTAGATCGGGATTTACTAAGCTGGATGAACAGTGAGTTTTCCTTGGCGATAGTCCCTGCATCTACACAAGCGCAACAAGATTTTATGCTTTCATTGGTATTGATGATTGAGACAAGCGATCGCACAGCAGCAAACAAATCGTTTCAACAGCTAGAGCAAGTACTGCAAAGTCGCTATCAATTCAAAACTCAAGAAACACAGCTAGCTAACAACACAGTAACTAATTGGATCGCACCCTTTGGTACCCTCACAGCTACTCGTGGTTGGTTAGACAACAATGTTGCTTTTATCACGTTAGGTGCTCCCATTGTTGAGCGTCTGCTACCACAACCTACAAAAAACTTAGCAAGTACAACGCAATTTCAAAATACAGTTCCTAGACTTAATCCCAACAACAGTCAGTTTTTCCTAGACGTCAATCCTACTGTCAAGGCTTTACCTTTACCGCAGTTACTTCCTGGACAAAACATTCTGCTAGAAGTAACACGCTCAATAGGAGGAACTGCGGCAGTTAGTGATGAGCGCAGCATTCGCTACGATATTTTTGTCTCCTTAGAAAAAGTAGAATAA
- the pstB gene encoding phosphate ABC transporter ATP-binding protein PstB: MNPNTVNTPNSRSTNTTQEAILRTENVSVTYGSFQALRGVTLDILKNQVTAFIGPSGCGKSTLLRCFNRLNDLIPGTKVGGKVTYQGADIYADKVDPVQVRRRIGMVFQKPNPFPKSIYDNIAFGAKINGYKKSEMDEIVERSLRQAGLWEEVKDKLKESGLSLSGGQQQRLCIARTVAIEPDVVLMDEPASALDPLSTRKVEELIQELKEHYTIIIVTHNMQQATRVADMTAFFNAEAEEGGKRFGYLVEYDRTEAIFNNPREEYTRQYVSGRFG; this comes from the coding sequence ATGAATCCTAACACTGTTAATACACCAAATTCTAGAAGTACTAATACAACGCAAGAAGCGATTTTACGTACTGAAAATGTTTCTGTAACTTATGGTTCTTTCCAAGCATTACGCGGTGTCACCTTAGACATTCTCAAAAATCAAGTAACAGCTTTTATTGGACCTTCAGGTTGTGGTAAGAGTACGCTACTGAGATGCTTCAATCGCCTTAATGACCTTATTCCTGGTACGAAAGTCGGTGGAAAAGTGACTTATCAAGGCGCTGACATCTATGCAGATAAAGTAGATCCAGTACAAGTACGGCGCAGGATTGGAATGGTGTTTCAAAAACCAAATCCTTTTCCTAAATCGATCTACGATAACATTGCTTTTGGCGCGAAAATTAACGGCTACAAGAAAAGCGAAATGGATGAAATTGTCGAGCGCTCGCTGCGTCAAGCTGGATTATGGGAGGAAGTTAAAGATAAACTGAAAGAAAGTGGTTTATCGTTATCTGGTGGTCAGCAACAGCGTCTATGTATCGCACGGACAGTTGCAATTGAACCTGATGTTGTTTTGATGGATGAACCCGCTTCGGCACTTGACCCACTCTCTACTAGAAAAGTAGAAGAACTCATTCAAGAACTAAAAGAACATTACACAATCATTATTGTTACCCACAATATGCAGCAGGCTACGCGGGTAGCTGATATGACAGCATTTTTTAATGCAGAAGCCGAAGAAGGCGGAAAACGCTTTGGCTATTTGGTTGAGTACGATAGAACGGAAGCAATCTTCAATAACCCCAGAGAAGAGTATACGCGTCAGTACGTTAGCGGTAGGTTTGGTTAA
- the tilS gene encoding tRNA lysidine(34) synthetase TilS — MAKCSDWSLLHARVHRILRSRCLLPRHQRILVAVSGGQDSLCLAKLLLDLQPKWEWQLGIAHCNHQWRSDAAANATYVSQLAQLWNIPFYSKTTERGLHSEAAAREWRYQTLSVIAQENNYNHVVTGHTASDRAETLLYNLIRGSGADGLQALTWHRPLTAEIILVRPLLEVTRTETATFCQEMQLKVWEDSTNQDLKYARNRIRQELLPYLYQFNPKVEQNLAQTAEILQAEVEYLESVAQQLQQNATVTTNEATIQLNCLVLRTAPLALQRRVIRRVLQQTLQSAASFEHIEKVVALIAASNGSQSDPLPGGAIAQVKNGGLWIHRNLTP; from the coding sequence ATGGCTAAATGCTCAGATTGGAGTTTATTACACGCGAGAGTACATCGGATATTGCGATCGCGTTGTCTTTTGCCACGCCACCAACGGATACTTGTTGCTGTATCAGGAGGGCAAGATTCCCTATGCTTAGCTAAATTACTTCTAGACTTACAACCTAAATGGGAATGGCAGTTAGGTATTGCACACTGTAACCATCAATGGCGTAGTGATGCAGCAGCAAATGCAACTTATGTATCTCAGTTGGCGCAATTGTGGAATATACCGTTCTACAGCAAAACTACTGAGCGCGGATTACACAGTGAAGCAGCAGCTAGAGAATGGCGCTATCAAACCTTGAGCGTGATCGCACAAGAAAACAACTATAACCATGTTGTCACAGGGCATACAGCAAGCGATCGCGCCGAAACGCTACTTTATAATTTAATTCGTGGTAGCGGTGCTGATGGCTTGCAAGCACTCACATGGCATCGTCCACTGACAGCAGAAATCATCTTAGTTCGTCCTTTATTAGAAGTAACGCGAACTGAAACTGCTACATTTTGTCAGGAGATGCAACTTAAAGTTTGGGAAGATTCAACTAACCAAGATCTCAAATATGCACGGAATCGAATTCGTCAAGAATTGCTACCGTATTTGTATCAATTCAACCCTAAAGTCGAGCAAAATTTAGCTCAGACGGCAGAAATTTTACAAGCAGAGGTAGAATACCTCGAATCAGTAGCTCAACAACTCCAGCAAAACGCAACAGTAACGACCAATGAAGCAACTATTCAGCTCAATTGTCTTGTCTTACGTACCGCACCACTAGCGCTACAACGTCGCGTCATCCGCCGAGTTTTGCAACAAACGCTGCAAAGTGCTGCTAGCTTTGAGCACATCGAAAAAGTTGTTGCTTTGATTGCAGCCTCTAACGGTTCCCAAAGCGATCCTTTACCTGGAGGAGCGATCGCCCAAGTAAAAAATGGCGGGTTGTGGATTCACAGAAATCTAACACCTTAA